The Streptomyces aurantiacus genome includes a region encoding these proteins:
- a CDS encoding MetQ/NlpA family ABC transporter substrate-binding protein: MRNTAKLTTAVLAAGALTLGLTACGAEKGAGSDASGPLIVAASPVPHAEILTYVRDNLAKDAGLDLQVKEFTDYVLPNTATEDGSVGANYFQNQPYLDDFNKKNGTHIVPVVTVHLEPLGLYSNKVDKADELKSGATVAVPNDTVNEARALKLLDANGIITLKDGAGNDATPKDIAKNPKNLKFKELEAAQTPRSLDDVDAAVINGNYAIESDLKPSDDALVLESADDNPYGNFLAVKEGNEDDPRVRKLAELLTSAEVKKFIEDKYAGSVVASF; encoded by the coding sequence GTGCGTAACACCGCCAAGCTCACCACCGCCGTGCTCGCCGCCGGAGCCCTCACCCTGGGTCTCACCGCCTGCGGCGCGGAGAAGGGCGCCGGCTCCGACGCGAGCGGCCCGCTGATCGTCGCCGCCAGCCCGGTCCCGCACGCCGAGATCCTCACCTACGTGCGGGACAACCTGGCGAAGGACGCGGGACTCGACCTGCAGGTCAAGGAGTTCACGGACTACGTCCTGCCGAACACCGCGACCGAGGACGGCTCCGTCGGCGCCAACTACTTCCAGAACCAGCCGTACCTCGACGACTTCAACAAGAAGAACGGCACCCACATCGTGCCCGTCGTCACGGTCCACCTGGAGCCGCTCGGTCTCTACTCCAACAAGGTCGACAAGGCCGACGAGCTGAAGAGCGGTGCGACGGTCGCCGTCCCGAACGACACGGTCAACGAGGCGCGGGCGCTCAAGCTCCTCGACGCCAACGGGATCATCACGCTCAAGGACGGCGCGGGCAACGACGCGACCCCCAAGGACATCGCGAAGAACCCGAAGAACCTCAAGTTCAAGGAGCTGGAGGCGGCCCAGACCCCGCGCTCCCTGGACGACGTCGACGCCGCCGTGATCAACGGCAACTACGCGATCGAGTCGGACCTCAAGCCCTCCGACGACGCCCTGGTCCTGGAGTCCGCCGACGACAACCCGTACGGCAACTTCCTCGCCGTCAAGGAGGGGAACGAGGACGACCCGCGCGTCAGGAAGCTCGCCGAGCTCCTGACCTCCGCCGAGGTCAAGAAGTTCATCGAGGACAAGTACGCCGGTTCCGTCGTCGCGTCGTTCTGA